One segment of Desulfovibrio sp. TomC DNA contains the following:
- a CDS encoding GAK system ATP-grasp enzyme: protein MKKIGVVGIPGGWSTLRLLDALESRTGYRLCIDMAEVRLDLETGKAFYQGTDLTSLDGLIVKKIAPSYTPDALDRMEILRFLRSGGLPVFSDPDSMFRLIDRLSGTAVLRRGGIPMPPTEITEDIDEAAAVVTRFGRAVFKPLYSSKARGMTVIEDGPEIHEEIADYQAAGNRVMYIQKMVSHAGGHHDLGVSFLGGEYLATYARQGSGNSWDTTTRTGGRYVPHTPSTEIIALAHKAQSLFPGMAFTCVDVVETPSGAAIYEVSAFGGFRGLLDACGIDAAAVYADYVLEHIR from the coding sequence ATGAAAAAAATTGGCGTGGTGGGCATCCCCGGCGGCTGGTCCACCTTGCGGCTCTTGGACGCCCTGGAATCCCGCACTGGCTATCGCCTGTGCATCGACATGGCCGAAGTGCGCCTTGATCTGGAAACGGGCAAAGCCTTTTACCAGGGCACGGACCTGACCAGCCTCGATGGGCTCATCGTCAAGAAAATAGCCCCGTCCTACACCCCCGACGCCCTGGACCGCATGGAAATCCTGCGGTTCCTGCGTTCCGGCGGGCTGCCGGTCTTTTCCGATCCCGACAGCATGTTTCGCCTGATTGACCGGTTAAGCGGCACAGCCGTCCTTCGTCGGGGCGGCATCCCCATGCCGCCGACGGAAATCACCGAGGACATCGACGAGGCCGCGGCCGTGGTAACCCGTTTCGGCCGGGCCGTGTTCAAGCCACTTTACAGTTCCAAGGCCCGGGGCATGACCGTTATCGAGGACGGCCCGGAAATCCATGAGGAAATCGCCGACTATCAGGCGGCCGGCAACCGGGTCATGTACATCCAGAAGATGGTCTCCCATGCCGGTGGACATCATGATCTGGGTGTCTCGTTTCTCGGCGGCGAATATCTGGCAACCTATGCCCGGCAAGGCAGCGGCAACTCCTGGGACACCACCACCCGCACCGGCGGACGCTATGTGCCCCATACCCCGTCCACGGAAATCATCGCTCTGGCCCACAAGGCCCAAAGCCTCTTTCCGGGCATGGCCTTTACCTGCGTCGACGTCGTGGAAACACCCTCCGGGGCGGCCATCTACGAAGTCTCGGCCTTTGGCGGCTTCCGTGGCCTGCTTGATGCCTGCGGCATTGACGCCGCTGCCGTCTATGCCGATTACGTCCTGGAGCATATCCGATGA
- a CDS encoding HprK-related kinase B produces MSTPTIAGLMAPILAEAPLAHRLEVTFADVTVVLSTNSQALTNKLGDYFRDFLGSGGTTTIEMTAIEAGPPAFDLPLAVHAREPGKTKLKEASVDLPDGRVVRKLTTGLVFLFGQGKNYAVGPCIENDNQIVNFINNRFIEWRLKHGALLFHAAGVAQAGAGLVIAGFSGAGKSTLALEIMRHGTDFISNDRVMVSREGNSLTMAGVAKMPRVNPGTVLNNPALASVMNAEDRARFAALPQSELWDLEHKYDAFIDTCFGPGRFKLACPMAGLVILRWKRDASPLTTARVDLNQRRDLMPAFMKDVGLFYEFEDPSEPSMASQKAYLELLGDLPVLEIDGGVDFPKAARECLTFLESVRR; encoded by the coding sequence ATGAGCACGCCCACCATAGCCGGACTCATGGCCCCGATTCTGGCCGAGGCCCCTCTTGCCCACCGCCTGGAGGTGACCTTTGCCGACGTCACCGTCGTTCTCTCCACCAATTCCCAGGCGCTGACCAACAAGCTTGGCGACTATTTCCGCGACTTCCTCGGCAGCGGCGGGACCACCACCATCGAGATGACAGCCATTGAGGCCGGACCGCCGGCCTTCGACCTGCCGCTGGCCGTCCATGCCCGGGAGCCCGGCAAGACCAAGCTCAAGGAAGCCTCCGTCGACCTGCCCGACGGGCGTGTGGTGCGAAAACTCACCACCGGGCTGGTCTTTCTGTTTGGTCAGGGCAAAAACTACGCCGTCGGCCCGTGCATCGAAAACGACAACCAGATCGTCAACTTCATCAACAACCGCTTCATTGAATGGCGTCTCAAGCACGGCGCCCTGCTCTTCCACGCCGCCGGCGTTGCCCAGGCCGGCGCAGGGCTGGTCATCGCCGGGTTTTCCGGAGCCGGCAAATCCACCCTGGCCCTTGAAATCATGCGCCATGGCACGGATTTCATCAGCAACGACCGGGTCATGGTGTCCCGGGAGGGGAACTCCCTGACCATGGCCGGGGTGGCCAAGATGCCCCGGGTCAACCCCGGCACGGTGCTCAACAACCCGGCGCTGGCCTCGGTCATGAACGCCGAAGACCGCGCCCGCTTTGCCGCCCTGCCCCAGTCCGAATTGTGGGATCTCGAACACAAGTACGACGCCTTCATCGATACATGCTTCGGCCCGGGCCGATTCAAACTGGCCTGCCCCATGGCCGGACTGGTCATCCTGCGCTGGAAGCGCGACGCCTCGCCGCTGACCACCGCCCGCGTTGACTTAAACCAGCGCCGCGATCTGATGCCGGCCTTCATGAAGGACGTGGGGCTTTTTTACGAATTCGAAGACCCGTCCGAGCCGTCCATGGCCAGCCAGAAGGCCTACCTCGAGCTGCTTGGCGATCTGCCGGTCTTGGAAATCGACGGCGGCGTGGATTTCCCTAAGGCGGCCCGGGAATGTCTCACCTTTCTGGAATCTGTGCGCCGCTAA
- the mgtA gene encoding magnesium-translocating P-type ATPase, whose translation MTDPTQQAALEAARHPTVSPEVEVQSLAPEEEFLKHLEHFSQKANVFATLAAKNKIAPYEAFTHLHALWAEVERTGARLTEPVPMGKPAVAGLTSAQARERLRQYGLNQAGTSKRITLSSRIVDAVKNPLVLLLFVLGGISYATNDVRSAVVIIGMAVLGVTLKVIQEAKADTAAEQLKKMVHTTATVLRDGEQQEIPMTEVVPGDMVLLSAGDMVPADVQLVRAKDLHVNQAMLTGEALPVEKVARAPGQPPIEGETGLGDLAMCFMGTNVVSGSATALVMATGTRTYFGGIAAKLSEKRPETDFDKGIKKFTMLMLRFMMVMVPFVFVINGATTGDWMGAFMFALAVAVGLTPEMLPMVVTVCLSKGALAMAKHKVIVKRLDAIQNFGAIDILCTDKTGTLTQDKIILEKYLDVTGEEDNSVLEYAYVNSKLQTGLRNALDMAVISSGDQVGAHIDPSRYELLDEIPFDFMRRRLSVIVRDTQTGRAILICKGAAEEVFAQCRDCLHDGVISPLDDVHRETMQELVHELNDDGFRVVALAFAEVDGSRHDFAVADECNLTLMGYLAFLDPPKDTAADALAAMLALGIQPKILTGDNAVITAKICREVRFDAGDHLITGEAVAAMTEAELAEAVEICHVFAKLDPMQKEAIVKALRARGHVVGFMGDGINDAPALRAADIGISVDSAVDVAKESADIILLEKSLAVLEHGVAEGRKIFFNITKYIRMGASSNFGNMFSVLGASAFLPYLPMLPIQILVNNLMYDFSQTAIPTDNVDAEIAKQPKRWRIDDIRRYILYLGPVSSLFDYVTFFILLHVFGAWDNAALFQTGWFIESLLSQTLIVHVIRTDKIPFLQSRSSFMLGFTTVAICAVGVWLPFSPLADYFGLVVPPASYWGLIALVIFCYMCLAQIVKTWVVRRIASCSS comes from the coding sequence ATGACTGATCCGACGCAACAGGCCGCCCTTGAGGCGGCCCGGCATCCGACCGTCTCCCCGGAGGTCGAGGTCCAAAGCCTCGCTCCGGAGGAGGAATTCCTCAAGCACCTCGAACATTTTTCCCAGAAAGCCAACGTCTTCGCCACGCTGGCGGCCAAGAACAAGATCGCGCCCTACGAGGCGTTTACCCATCTCCACGCCCTTTGGGCCGAGGTCGAGCGCACCGGAGCCCGTCTGACGGAGCCGGTCCCCATGGGAAAGCCGGCTGTGGCCGGCCTGACCTCGGCCCAGGCCCGGGAACGCCTGCGCCAGTATGGGCTCAATCAGGCCGGAACGTCCAAACGCATCACCCTGTCCAGCCGCATTGTCGATGCCGTAAAAAATCCCCTGGTGCTCCTGCTCTTTGTCCTGGGCGGCATCTCCTATGCGACCAATGACGTGCGTTCGGCCGTAGTCATCATCGGCATGGCCGTGCTCGGCGTGACGCTCAAAGTCATCCAGGAGGCCAAGGCCGACACGGCTGCCGAGCAGCTTAAAAAGATGGTCCACACCACGGCCACCGTCCTGCGTGACGGCGAGCAGCAGGAAATCCCCATGACCGAGGTGGTCCCTGGCGACATGGTCCTGTTGTCGGCCGGCGACATGGTCCCGGCCGATGTCCAGCTGGTGCGGGCCAAGGACCTCCACGTCAACCAGGCCATGCTGACCGGCGAGGCTCTGCCGGTGGAAAAAGTCGCCCGCGCCCCTGGCCAACCCCCGATCGAGGGGGAGACCGGCCTGGGCGATCTGGCCATGTGTTTCATGGGCACCAACGTGGTCTCGGGTTCGGCCACGGCCCTGGTCATGGCCACCGGGACGCGGACCTATTTCGGCGGCATCGCGGCCAAGCTCTCGGAAAAGCGGCCTGAGACGGATTTCGACAAGGGCATCAAGAAGTTTACCATGCTCATGCTGCGGTTCATGATGGTCATGGTGCCCTTTGTGTTTGTCATAAACGGGGCTACCACCGGCGACTGGATGGGCGCGTTCATGTTCGCCCTGGCCGTGGCCGTGGGGCTGACCCCGGAAATGTTGCCCATGGTGGTGACGGTGTGCCTGTCCAAGGGCGCGCTGGCCATGGCCAAGCACAAGGTTATCGTCAAACGCTTGGACGCCATCCAGAACTTCGGGGCCATCGACATCCTTTGCACCGACAAGACCGGCACCCTCACCCAGGACAAGATCATCCTGGAAAAATACCTCGACGTCACCGGCGAAGAGGACAATTCGGTGCTGGAATACGCCTACGTCAACAGCAAGCTGCAAACCGGCCTGCGAAATGCCCTGGACATGGCGGTCATCTCTTCCGGCGACCAGGTCGGAGCCCACATCGACCCTTCCCGCTACGAGCTGCTGGATGAAATCCCCTTTGACTTCATGCGCCGCCGCCTGAGCGTCATCGTCCGGGACACCCAAACCGGCAGGGCGATCCTCATCTGCAAGGGCGCAGCCGAAGAAGTCTTCGCCCAATGCCGCGACTGCCTGCACGACGGGGTCATATCCCCGCTCGACGACGTGCATCGGGAAACCATGCAGGAGCTGGTCCACGAACTCAATGACGACGGCTTCCGGGTGGTGGCCCTGGCCTTTGCGGAGGTTGACGGCTCGCGCCATGACTTTGCCGTGGCCGACGAGTGCAACCTGACGCTCATGGGCTACCTCGCCTTCCTCGATCCGCCCAAGGACACGGCGGCCGACGCCCTGGCCGCCATGCTGGCCCTGGGTATCCAGCCCAAGATCCTTACCGGCGACAACGCCGTCATTACCGCCAAAATCTGCCGTGAAGTCCGCTTCGACGCCGGCGACCATCTCATCACCGGCGAGGCCGTGGCCGCCATGACCGAGGCCGAACTGGCCGAGGCCGTGGAAATCTGCCATGTGTTTGCCAAGCTCGACCCCATGCAGAAGGAGGCCATCGTCAAGGCGCTGCGGGCGCGCGGCCATGTGGTGGGATTTATGGGCGACGGCATCAACGACGCCCCGGCCCTGCGGGCGGCCGACATCGGCATTTCCGTGGATTCGGCGGTGGACGTGGCCAAGGAATCGGCCGACATCATCCTGCTGGAAAAGAGTCTGGCCGTCCTTGAGCACGGCGTGGCCGAGGGGCGCAAGATCTTTTTCAACATCACCAAGTACATCCGCATGGGCGCCAGCTCGAATTTCGGCAACATGTTCAGCGTGCTTGGGGCCAGCGCCTTCCTGCCCTATCTCCCGATGCTGCCCATCCAGATCCTGGTGAACAATCTCATGTACGACTTCTCCCAGACGGCCATCCCCACCGACAACGTGGACGCCGAAATAGCCAAGCAGCCCAAGCGCTGGCGCATCGACGACATTCGGCGCTACATCCTGTATCTTGGCCCGGTCAGTTCGCTGTTTGACTACGTCACCTTCTTTATCCTGCTCCATGTCTTCGGGGCCTGGGACAATGCCGCTTTGTTTCAGACCGGCTGGTTCATTGAGTCCTTGCTGTCCCAGACCCTTATTGTCCACGTCATTCGCACGGACAAGATACCCTTCCTGCAAAGCCGCTCCAGTTTCATGCTCGGCTTTACCACCGTGGCCATCTGCGCTGTGGGCGTGTGGTTGCCGTTTTCCCCCCTGGCCGACTATTTCGGCCTGGTGGTCCCGCCCGCGAGCTATTGGGGCCTCATTGCCCTGGTCATTTTCTGCTACATGTGTCTGGCCCAGATCGTTAAAACCTGGGTGGTCAGGCGTATCGCCTCCTGCTCCAGCTAG
- the qrcD gene encoding menaquinone reductase integral membrane subunit QrcD, with protein sequence MSFSEIEKNWYPEGVERCSLGKFMKWLAVLGVVALYGFFAMLVCFTYGLGVTGLDNYFGFGLWITFDLAVIALGAGAFFTGLLRYIIRIDELKNIINLTVIKGFICYSGAMLILSLDVGQPIRSWFGYWHPNVHSMLTEVIFCITCYLMVLIIEYVPLILEQKQINKIPFLHNLAHQMHVVMPLFAGIGAFLSTFHQGSLGGMYGVMFARPYAFRDGFFIWPWTFFLFVLSAISTGPCMTVLICGFMEKVTGRKLTTYRIKSLMCKIGGTMLLIYMVFKYLDTWAWINDILPRAGLTFDQMFYGLVYGRWLFFTELVICLLVPVIFLLTPLRKKPFFMYSGAILACAGVVINRYVFTVQALAQPVLPFTKWEIYSPNWAEWATSLMVIAYGFIIMSLSYRYLPIFPQEVGLNKK encoded by the coding sequence ATGAGCTTTAGTGAAATAGAAAAAAACTGGTATCCCGAAGGAGTCGAGCGTTGCTCCCTTGGGAAATTCATGAAGTGGTTGGCCGTGCTGGGCGTCGTCGCTCTCTACGGCTTCTTCGCCATGCTCGTGTGCTTCACCTACGGCCTTGGCGTCACGGGTCTGGACAACTACTTCGGGTTCGGCCTGTGGATCACCTTTGACCTCGCCGTCATTGCGCTGGGCGCCGGAGCCTTTTTTACCGGGCTTTTGCGCTACATCATCCGCATTGACGAACTGAAAAACATCATCAACCTGACCGTCATCAAGGGCTTTATCTGCTACTCCGGGGCCATGCTCATCCTGTCCCTGGACGTCGGTCAGCCCATCCGGTCGTGGTTCGGGTACTGGCACCCCAACGTCCACTCGATGCTGACAGAAGTTATCTTCTGCATCACCTGCTACTTGATGGTGCTCATCATTGAGTACGTGCCGCTGATCCTTGAGCAGAAGCAGATCAACAAGATCCCGTTCCTGCACAATCTGGCCCACCAGATGCATGTGGTCATGCCGCTGTTTGCCGGTATCGGCGCCTTCCTGTCGACTTTCCACCAGGGATCGCTCGGCGGCATGTACGGCGTCATGTTCGCCCGCCCGTACGCCTTCCGCGACGGGTTCTTCATCTGGCCCTGGACGTTCTTCCTGTTCGTCCTGTCGGCCATCTCTACCGGCCCGTGCATGACGGTGCTGATTTGCGGCTTCATGGAAAAAGTGACCGGCCGCAAGCTCACCACCTACCGCATCAAGTCGCTCATGTGCAAAATCGGCGGCACCATGCTGCTGATCTACATGGTCTTTAAGTACCTCGACACCTGGGCCTGGATTAACGACATCCTGCCCCGGGCCGGCCTGACCTTTGACCAGATGTTCTACGGTCTGGTCTACGGCCGCTGGCTGTTCTTCACCGAACTGGTCATCTGCCTGCTCGTGCCGGTGATCTTCCTGCTGACTCCCCTGCGCAAGAAGCCGTTTTTCATGTACTCGGGAGCCATTCTGGCCTGCGCCGGCGTGGTGATCAACCGCTACGTCTTCACCGTCCAGGCTCTGGCCCAACCGGTGCTGCCGTTTACCAAGTGGGAGATCTACAGTCCCAACTGGGCGGAGTGGGCCACTTCGCTCATGGTCATCGCCTACGGTTTCATCATCATGAGCCTGTCCTACCGCTACCTGCCGATCTTCCCCCAGGAAGTCGGCCTCAACAAGAAGTAG